A single region of the Streptomyces sp. AM 4-1-1 genome encodes:
- a CDS encoding adenylosuccinate lyase family protein, producing the protein MSTPTTPPDVIDAGLLSPVRAGTPVEAATSDLACLQAMLDAEAALVRAQAGLGNVPVAAARTIGELADAGRLDLREIARLGRGAANPVVALVQAFTALVAEEDPEAADHVHRGSTSQDILDTALMLVAARSLDLLVADLDRTAGSLRALADEHRRTTMAGRTLALHAVPTTFGLKAAGWLAAVGRATARLRRLRSTGLYVQLGGAAGTLAGYVEYERLHREARRESVPAGYAERLTERFAAETGLSAPDLPWHTDRTPFAALAGELALVTGALGKIAVDVQSLARTEVAEVAEPAAAGRGVSSAMPQKRNPALATLIRSAALQVPAYAGVVTQAMLSEDERSAGAWHAEWQPLRECLRLAGGAAHTAAELVAGLEVSPGRMRTNLELTGGLIVSERLAAVLAPVLGKAAAKELMSRAATTAAAEGLSLAAVLAKEPDTAGRFDEDDLERLTRPDDYTGAAAELVERALLRYAAEPGGRDA; encoded by the coding sequence CGTCGAGGCGGCCACCTCCGACCTGGCCTGTCTCCAGGCGATGCTGGACGCCGAGGCCGCCCTGGTCCGCGCCCAGGCCGGCCTGGGCAACGTGCCCGTGGCGGCCGCCCGGACCATCGGCGAGCTGGCCGACGCGGGCCGGCTGGACCTGCGGGAGATCGCCCGGCTCGGCCGGGGCGCGGCCAATCCGGTGGTGGCCCTGGTCCAGGCGTTCACCGCCCTGGTGGCCGAGGAGGACCCGGAGGCCGCCGACCACGTGCACCGCGGCTCGACCAGTCAGGACATCCTCGACACCGCGCTGATGCTCGTGGCGGCCCGCAGCCTGGACCTCCTGGTGGCGGACCTGGACCGGACCGCCGGATCGCTGCGCGCCCTGGCCGACGAGCACCGGCGGACGACCATGGCGGGCCGTACGCTCGCGCTGCACGCCGTGCCGACGACGTTCGGGCTCAAGGCGGCCGGCTGGCTGGCCGCCGTCGGCCGCGCCACCGCACGGCTGCGGCGGCTGCGGAGCACCGGCCTCTACGTCCAACTCGGCGGCGCGGCGGGCACCTTGGCCGGGTACGTCGAATACGAACGGCTGCACAGGGAGGCCCGGCGGGAGTCGGTGCCCGCGGGCTACGCGGAGCGGCTGACCGAGCGGTTCGCCGCCGAGACCGGCCTGTCGGCACCGGACCTGCCGTGGCACACGGACCGTACGCCCTTCGCGGCCCTGGCCGGCGAACTCGCCCTGGTCACCGGGGCGCTGGGCAAGATCGCCGTCGATGTGCAGTCGCTGGCCCGCACCGAGGTCGCCGAGGTCGCCGAACCCGCCGCGGCGGGCCGGGGGGTCTCGTCGGCGATGCCGCAGAAGCGTAATCCGGCGCTGGCCACGCTGATCCGCTCGGCGGCCCTTCAGGTGCCCGCGTACGCCGGTGTCGTGACACAGGCGATGCTGTCCGAGGACGAGCGTTCGGCGGGAGCCTGGCACGCCGAGTGGCAGCCGCTGCGCGAGTGTCTGCGCCTGGCCGGCGGGGCCGCGCACACCGCGGCCGAACTGGTGGCGGGGCTGGAGGTGTCACCCGGGCGGATGCGGACGAATCTGGAGCTGACCGGCGGCCTGATCGTCTCCGAGCGGCTGGCGGCCGTACTGGCGCCGGTCCTCGGCAAGGCGGCCGCGAAGGAACTCATGAGCCGGGCCGCCACCACGGCGGCCGCGGAGGGGCTGTCCCTCGCCGCGGTACTCGCCAAGGAGCCGGATACGGCCGGCCGGTTCGACGAGGACGATCTGGAGCGGCTGACGCGCCCGGACGACTACACCGGGGCGGCGGCCGAGCTGGTGGAGCGCGCGCTGCTGCGGTACGCGGCCGAGCCGGGCGGGAGGGACGCGTGA
- a CDS encoding alpha/beta hydrolase: MSRGARPAGAALNAVGRVAPGLAGRAGFRLFRSPLRRGEILPLERAVHERATTGLLTVNGKRVRVYRWGTGERPVLLLHGWQSRASRYAGLVPRLEALGLSPVSFDAPGHGSSGGRETTILEYREIIGLLHARYGAFHSVVAHSLGATSAFLALRGDVAAGRLVTVAAVNDFGHFPDEFGRMLRLRPALRADLRHRIEHLLFAEVDNPWELFDATRRPGEIAVPMRIIHDEDDEMVPVAQAHALKAAYGDQAELFLTKGLGHRKVLGEPEVIERAVEFVARA; encoded by the coding sequence GTGAGCCGTGGTGCGCGCCCGGCGGGCGCGGCGCTGAACGCCGTGGGGCGGGTGGCGCCCGGACTCGCGGGACGCGCCGGATTCCGGCTGTTCCGTTCCCCGCTCCGGCGCGGCGAGATCCTGCCCCTGGAACGCGCCGTCCACGAGCGGGCCACGACCGGGCTGCTGACCGTGAACGGGAAGCGGGTACGGGTCTACCGCTGGGGCACCGGCGAACGTCCGGTCCTGCTGCTGCACGGCTGGCAGTCGCGGGCGTCGCGTTACGCCGGACTCGTGCCCAGGCTGGAGGCGCTGGGACTGAGCCCGGTCTCCTTCGACGCGCCCGGACACGGGAGTTCGGGCGGTCGTGAGACGACGATCCTGGAGTACCGCGAGATCATCGGCCTGCTGCACGCCCGCTACGGAGCCTTCCACTCGGTCGTCGCCCACTCGCTGGGCGCCACCAGCGCCTTCCTCGCGCTCCGCGGGGACGTGGCGGCGGGGCGCCTGGTGACGGTGGCGGCGGTGAACGACTTCGGGCACTTCCCGGACGAGTTCGGGCGGATGCTGCGGCTCCGGCCCGCTCTGCGGGCGGATCTGCGCCACCGGATCGAGCACCTGCTGTTCGCGGAGGTCGACAACCCCTGGGAGCTGTTCGACGCCACCCGCCGGCCCGGCGAGATCGCCGTGCCGATGCGGATCATCCACGACGAGGACGACGAGATGGTCCCGGTGGCCCAGGCGCACGCGCTGAAGGCCGCGTACGGAGACCAGGCGGAGCTGTTCCTCACGAAGGGGCTCGGGCACCGCAAGGTGCTCGGTGAACCCGAAGTCATCGAGCGGGCCGTGGAGTTCGTCGCGCGGGCGTGA
- a CDS encoding ferredoxin family protein, which produces MTHVVTEQCVRCKFAECVTYCPVACFREAGSFLVIDPEECIDCGNCVEACPADAIYPEDELTPDLAPALGWNARLAPLLPLATSRVVPLADADDWNGKPGKWDSLPVELAPGHPGS; this is translated from the coding sequence GTGACACACGTGGTCACAGAACAGTGCGTCCGCTGCAAGTTCGCGGAGTGCGTCACCTACTGCCCGGTCGCCTGCTTCCGGGAGGCCGGCAGCTTCCTGGTCATCGACCCCGAGGAGTGCATCGACTGCGGGAACTGTGTGGAGGCGTGTCCTGCCGACGCGATCTACCCCGAGGACGAACTGACCCCGGACCTCGCTCCGGCGCTCGGGTGGAACGCCCGGCTCGCCCCCCTGCTCCCCCTGGCCACCTCGCGCGTCGTGCCGCTCGCCGACGCCGACGACTGGAACGGGAAACCGGGCAAGTGGGACTCCCTCCCGGTGGAACTGGCGCCGGGTCACCCCGGTTCGTGA
- a CDS encoding acyl-ACP desaturase: MPPVDTSDPSVVHAEFSLLAELQPVVERNLDRHLSVAKEWFPHEYVPWSEGRNFEGPLGGAAWSPDEAGLPEVARTSLVVNLLTEDNLPGYHFAVAQFGKDGAWGNWVDRWTAEEARHGTALRDYLLVTRAVDPRALERARMAHMSSGYLRPDGYSALHAIAYAAFQELATRISHRNTGVASTDPVCDALLARIAADENLHMVFYRNLVEAAFELAPDTAMRAVCDVVTGFEMPGSTIKDFGRKSAEIAIAGIYDLRLHHDNVVMPIVRKLRVFEQEGLGPVGEAARQELADFLRKLDRQAESFTDRREGIRASRAKRAAAAV; encoded by the coding sequence ATGCCGCCTGTCGACACGTCAGACCCCTCCGTCGTCCATGCGGAGTTCTCCCTGCTGGCCGAACTCCAGCCGGTGGTGGAGCGCAACCTCGACCGCCATCTCTCCGTGGCCAAGGAGTGGTTCCCCCACGAATACGTACCGTGGAGCGAAGGCCGAAACTTCGAGGGGCCGCTCGGCGGAGCGGCGTGGTCCCCCGACGAGGCCGGACTCCCCGAGGTCGCCCGCACCTCGTTGGTGGTCAACCTCCTGACCGAGGACAACCTGCCCGGATATCACTTCGCGGTCGCCCAGTTCGGGAAGGACGGCGCCTGGGGCAACTGGGTCGACCGCTGGACCGCCGAGGAGGCCCGGCACGGCACCGCACTGCGTGACTACCTGCTGGTCACCAGGGCGGTCGACCCCCGGGCCCTGGAGCGGGCCCGGATGGCGCACATGTCCAGCGGTTATCTGCGCCCCGACGGCTACAGCGCTCTGCACGCCATCGCGTATGCGGCCTTCCAGGAGCTCGCCACCCGCATCTCGCACCGCAACACGGGGGTGGCGAGCACCGATCCGGTGTGCGATGCGCTGCTGGCGCGGATCGCGGCGGACGAGAACCTGCACATGGTCTTCTACCGCAATCTGGTGGAGGCCGCGTTCGAGCTGGCGCCCGACACGGCCATGCGGGCCGTCTGCGACGTCGTGACCGGGTTCGAGATGCCGGGGTCGACGATCAAGGACTTCGGGCGCAAGTCCGCGGAGATCGCCATCGCGGGCATCTACGACCTGAGACTGCATCACGACAACGTGGTGATGCCGATCGTGCGCAAGCTCCGCGTGTTCGAACAGGAAGGGCTCGGCCCGGTGGGTGAGGCCGCACGGCAGGAGCTCGCGGACTTCCTGCGGAAGCTCGACAGGCAGGCGGAGTCCTTCACGGACCGGCGCGAGGGAATCCGGGCGTCACGGGCCAAGCGGGCGGCAGCCGCCGTCTGA
- a CDS encoding DHA2 family efflux MFS transporter permease subunit, translating into MTTASSPPSGAGPKDSAGPGHEPPPDEVRAPDPQRPAGGAPATAGLALFVASGATFLAVLDTTVVNIAFSDLRVDFPDASLSQLTWVVTAYTVVFAALLAVSGRVADVIGRKRLFLWSTVLFTLASVLSGLAAGVPMLVGARALQGVGAAGMIPSALGLVLQHTPAARRQVAVGVWGAVGSMAAAVGPSLGGLLVDVWGWRSVFLINLPIGLGIVAIATRLAGDAPSGRRLPDPLGTLVLALGIGGVVFGVTQGTDWGWGGVRVLALIIGGAVLVVLALLRSRGHTAPAVEWDLWRNRSFAATNVTSLLFGAAMYSYLLSTLLFLNAVWGYSELKAGLAVTPGAFSAAVGALVVGRRVGPRAQWAAAAGGSVLFGASCAAMYLLLGTERQYAALWLPIGIVAGVGIGAALTAISNAGTASLAPQRFASGTGLLMTTRQVGGALGIAALAAILERHNVLDDQGYLQVFLACAIGSVAAAVAAGAIRSRQG; encoded by the coding sequence ATGACCACCGCTTCCTCCCCTCCGTCAGGGGCGGGTCCGAAGGACTCCGCCGGACCCGGACACGAGCCGCCGCCGGACGAGGTCCGTGCACCCGATCCTCAGCGGCCGGCCGGCGGGGCACCGGCCACCGCCGGACTGGCACTGTTCGTGGCGTCCGGGGCCACCTTCCTCGCCGTGCTCGACACCACGGTCGTCAACATCGCCTTCTCCGATCTGCGCGTCGACTTCCCCGACGCCTCGCTGTCCCAGCTGACCTGGGTCGTCACCGCGTACACCGTCGTCTTCGCGGCGCTGCTCGCCGTCTCGGGCCGGGTCGCCGACGTCATCGGACGCAAGCGGCTGTTCCTCTGGTCGACGGTGCTGTTCACCCTCGCCTCGGTGCTGAGCGGGCTCGCAGCGGGCGTGCCGATGCTGGTCGGAGCCCGCGCGCTCCAGGGCGTGGGCGCGGCCGGGATGATTCCCTCCGCGCTCGGCCTGGTGCTCCAGCACACCCCCGCGGCGCGTCGGCAGGTCGCCGTCGGTGTCTGGGGCGCGGTCGGCAGCATGGCCGCCGCCGTGGGCCCCAGCCTGGGCGGTCTGCTGGTGGACGTGTGGGGCTGGCGCAGCGTCTTCCTGATCAACCTGCCCATCGGCCTGGGCATCGTGGCGATCGCCACCCGGCTGGCCGGTGACGCGCCGAGCGGCCGACGGCTGCCCGACCCGCTGGGGACCCTGGTACTGGCCCTGGGCATCGGCGGGGTCGTCTTCGGTGTCACCCAGGGCACCGACTGGGGCTGGGGCGGAGTCCGGGTCCTCGCGCTGATCATCGGCGGGGCCGTGCTCGTCGTGCTCGCCCTGCTGCGCTCGCGCGGTCACACCGCGCCCGCGGTGGAGTGGGACCTCTGGCGCAACCGGAGCTTCGCCGCGACCAACGTGACCTCGTTGCTCTTCGGCGCGGCGATGTACTCATACCTCCTTTCCACCCTGCTGTTCCTCAACGCGGTATGGGGCTACTCGGAGTTGAAGGCCGGCCTGGCCGTCACACCGGGCGCCTTCAGCGCGGCGGTCGGCGCCCTGGTGGTGGGCCGCCGGGTCGGTCCCCGGGCGCAGTGGGCGGCGGCGGCCGGTGGGTCCGTGCTCTTCGGCGCGTCCTGCGCGGCGATGTATCTGCTGCTGGGCACCGAGCGTCAGTACGCGGCCCTCTGGCTCCCCATCGGCATCGTCGCCGGCGTGGGGATCGGCGCGGCGCTCACCGCGATCTCCAACGCCGGCACCGCGTCGCTCGCGCCCCAGAGGTTCGCCTCCGGCACCGGCCTGCTGATGACCACCCGACAGGTCGGCGGGGCCCTGGGCATCGCCGCCCTGGCCGCGATCCTCGAACGCCACAACGTCCTGGACGACCAGGGGTACCTCCAGGTCTTCCTCGCCTGCGCCATCGGGTCCGTGGCGGCCGCGGTCGCGGCGGGGGCCATCCGCTCCCGGCAGGGCTGA